A single Melopsittacus undulatus isolate bMelUnd1 chromosome 11, bMelUnd1.mat.Z, whole genome shotgun sequence DNA region contains:
- the EXOSC2 gene encoding exosome complex component RRP4: MAAVTMRLPVPRKPAVVRAPQGPEKHLVAPGDTITTDTGYMRGHGTYVEGDKLIASVAGVVERVNKLICVRALNTRYNGEVGDVVVGRITEVQQKRWKVETYSRLDSVLLLSSINLPGGELRRRSIEDELAMRDCLQEGDLISAEVQSIFTDGALSLHTRSLKYGKLSQGVLIQVSPSLVKRQKTHFHDLPCGASVILGNNGYIWIYPTSEQRDEETGGFVTNLEPVSMSDREVISRVRNCIVALVTHKLMLFDTSILYCYEASLPHQIKDILKPEVMEQIVLETQHRLLDLEG, translated from the exons ATGGCCGCGGTTACCATGCGGTTGCCAGTGCCCCGCAAGCCGGCGGTGGTGAGAGCGCCTCAGGGCCCCGAGAAGCACCTGGTGGCTCCTGGGGACACGATCACCACAGATACAGGCTACATGAG GGGCCACGGCACCTACGTGGAGGGTGACAAGCTCATCGCCTCAGTGGCCGGCGTGGTGGAGAGGGTGAACAAACTGATCTGTGTCCGGGCGCTGAACACCCG GTACAACGGTGAGGTCGGCGATGTCGTGGTCGGGAGGATTACGGAG gtTCAGCAGAAGCGATGGAAAGTGGAGACGTATTCCAGGCTGGATtcagtcctgctgctgtcatCCATAAACTTACCTGGTGGGGAACTG agGAGGAGATCAATAGAAGATGAGCTTGCAATGAGGGACTGTCTGCAGGAAGGGGACCTCATCAGT GCAGAGGTGCAGTCTATATTTACTGATGGGGCATTATCGCTGCACACCCGGAGTCTGAAATATGGCAAG CTTTCCCAGGGTGTGCTCATTCAGGTCTCGCCATCTCTTGTGAAACGCCAGAAGACTCACTTCCATGACCTGCCCTGTGGTGCATCTGTGATCCTCGGCAACAATGGGTACATCTGGATCTACCCAActtcagagcagagggatgAAGAGACAGGCGGCTTCGTCACCAACTTGGAG CCTGTTTCCATGTCTGATCGGGAGGTGATCTCACGGGTCCGAAACTGCATTGTAGCTCTGGTGACTCATAAGTTGATGCTCTTTGACACCAGTATCCTGTATTGCTATGAAGCATCCCTTCCTCATCAG ATCAAAGACATTCTCAAACCGGAGGTGATGGAGCAGATCGTTCTGGAAACCCAACATAGGTTGCTGGATCTGGAGGGATAG
- the PRDM12 gene encoding PR domain zinc finger protein 12, which produces MQFVGPQMMIPPDQELLVWYGNSHNTFLGIPGVPGLEEEQKKNKHEDFHAVETGASTTGRMRCVICHRGFNSRSNLRSHMRIHTLDKPFVCRFCNRRFSQSSTLRNHVRLHTGERPYKCQVCQSAYSQLAGLRAHQKSARHRPPNTSLQAHSPALPVPHPASLAHHIPTMVL; this is translated from the exons ATGCAGTTCGTGGGCCCACAGATG aTGATTCCTCCGGACCAAGAGCTGCTGGTCTGGTATGGGAACTCCCATAACACTTTCCTGGGCATCCCGGGTGTGCCAGGGCtggaagaggagcagaagaaGAACAAGCATG AGGACTTCCACGCGGTGGAGACGGGGGCCAGCACAACGGGACGCATGCGCTGCGTCATCTGCCACCGCGGCTTCAACTCCCGCAGCAACCTGCGCTCCCACATGCGCATCCACACGCTGGACAAGCCCTTCGTGTGCCGCTTCTGCAACCGCCGCTTCAGCCAGTCCTCCACGCTCCGCAACCACGTCCGCCTGCACACCGGCGAGCGGCCCTACAAGTGCCAGGTTTGCCAAAGTGCCTATTCCCAGCTCGCGGGGCTGCGGGCGCACCAGAAGAGCGCTCGCCATCGGCCCCCCAACACCTCCCTGCAGGCTCACTCGCCGGCACTGCCCGTGCCCCATCCTGCTTCTCTGGCCCATCACATCCCCACCATGGTGCTGTGA